The window GTGCTGGCGCGCCTGTGCGTCAACCGCGTACCGGCCGGTGTGGTGCGCGCTCCCGCCGGCGACGACGCGCTCACCTGGACCCAGCGCCAGGCACTGCGCGCGCCGCACTTGCCGCAAGGTTCGCCCTGTTCGCCGGCGCTGGCCAACGCCTGCGCCTGGCGGCTCGACCTGCGCCTCGATGCCCTCGCGCAGTCGCTCGGCGCGCGCTACAGCCGCTATGCGGACGACCTGGTGTTCTCCGGCGGGCGCGAACTGGAACGCGCCATGGACCGCTTTTACGCGCAGGTGGGTGCCATCGCCATCGAAGAAGGCTTTGCCGTCAACACGCGCAAGACGCGGCTGATGCGCGCCGGGACCCGTCAACAGGTCACTGGCATCGTCGTCAACCGCCATCCGAATATCGCGCGCACCGAATTCGATCTTCTCAAAGCCACCCTGACCAACTGCGCCCGCCACGGGCCGCAGGCGCAGAATCGCGGCCAACGCCCCGATTTTTGCGCTTACCTCGCGGGCAAGGTCGCTTATGTGACGATGGTCAATCCCCAGCGCGGAGAGCGTCTGCGGCGCCTGTTCGACGCCATCGCCTGGCCGCCGGCCCACCCCGGATAACAACAGCGTGCAAAATAGTTTTCCACAATCACTTGGCCTGATTAAGATTGCCTTCTCAACTGTTCCCGGAGTACGTAGTGAAACCGACGTCCGCCAATCCCTATGCAGCGCCGAAGGCCGCCTTCATGGACGTGGCGACAAACCGATGCTGGCGCGAGGGCGACATCCTGGTCGCGTCCAGGAGGGCGCACCTGCCGCCGCGCTGCATCACGTGCAACAAGCCGGCCATCATGGATACGCCGCGCGCCTTTTCCTGGCACCATCCCGGCTGGTATGTGCTGGTTCCGATCCTGGTGTACATCCTGGCCAGCATGTTCGTCCGGAAAAGGGCGACCCTTGTGATTGGCCTGTGCGACGACCACCGCCGCAGGCGCCGCAATATGTGGCTGGCCAAGTACGGCTTTTTCGCGCTCAATATCGTGGCGCTGATCAACCTGGCCCGCAACGTCGATCCTTTGCTGGGATGGCTTGCGTGGCTGCTCATGTTGTGCGGTCTCATGCTTGCCAGTGCGGCTCAGCGTACCTTGCGTGCGGTCAGCATCACCGAGCACGAAATCCGCTTGAAAGGCTGCGGCTCCGCCTTTCTCGACTCGCTGCCCGAGCGCTGAGCCCAAATTGCCTCCTCACCGGTTCCCGGAGAATGTCGTGACACCGATCTCCACCAATCCCTACGAAGCCCCGAAAGCATCTTTCGAGCCCATGGTCGGCGCACACAACGCGCTTGAAGAAGGACCATGCTGGCGTGAGGGAGACATCCTGATCGCTTCTGTGGACGCCCATCTGCCGCCGCGCTGTGTCAAGTGCAACAAGCCGGCCAGGATGGACAGTCCGCGCGCCTATTTGTGGCACCATCCCGGCTGGTATGTCCTGATCCCGCTACTTGTGTACATGGTGGCGTGCCTTTTCGTCAGGAAAAGGGCGGTGGTTGTGCTGGGCCTGTGCGATGAGCACCGCCGTCGCCGCCACAATCTGTCCATTGCCGCGCCCGTCTTTGGCGTGCTCGGCATGATCGGCCTGCTTGGCGCGTTTGGACTACACAATCCCTGGCTGGCATTCATCGCCGGTGTGCTACTGTTCATTGGCGCCGTGCTTGCTGTTACCGGCCCCCGCGTGCTGGAGCCGGTGCGCATTACGGAACACGAAATCCACCTGAAAGGCTGCGGTCCCGCGTTTCTCGACTCGGTCCCGATGCGCTGAAATACGAAAGAAAACCATTGGAAGCCATCATCTTCGTCGGCCTGCAAGCCAGCGGCAAATCGACTTTTTACAAAAACAACTATTTCAACACGCACCTGCGGATCAGCAACGACCTGCTGAAAACCAAATACCGCGAGAAAAAGCTGCTGGAGATTTGCCTCGAAACCAGCATGCCCTTCGTGGTCGACAACACTAATCCCACCCGGGAAGTGCGTGCGAAGTACATCGATGTTCTCAAGGGCAGCAAGTTCAGGATCATCTGCGTCTACTTCCGGATCGACCTGGAGCGCTCGCTGGCCTGGAACCGTGGCCGCAGCGGCGCAGCGCTGGTTCCGGACGTTGGCATTTTCGACACGCACAAGAGAATCGACGTTCCCACCATGGCGGAGGGCTTCGACGAACTGCATTACGTCGATATCATTGACGACCAATTTATTGTAAAGGCGTGGCATGAAATTTGACGAACTCGACGCGATGATGCGCGTCTACGAGACCGCCAACGACCGCTGCGTGGAGCAAGGCGTGTACATGGTGGCGCGCATCGATGGCCGCAGCTTTACCAAACTGACCAAGGAGAAGGTCAGCTTCGAGGCGCCGTTCGACGTGCGATTCCGCGAACTGATGGCCGACACCACGCGGCACTTGATGACCTGCGGTTTCAAGGTGACATACGGTTACAGCGAAAGCGACGAAATTTCGTTGTTGTTCGACCTGGACATCAATGTTTACGGGCGAAAGGTGCGCAAGTACAACTCAATCCTGGCGGGCGAGGCGTCGGCCAAATTCAGCCTGATGCTGGGCGAGCTGGCGGCCTTCGACTGCCGGATTTGCGAGCTGCCGGACCGCAAGACCGTCGTCGATTATTTCCGTTGGCGTAATGAAGACGCGCACAGGAATGGCCTGAACGCGCATTGCTACTGGATGCTGAGGAACGAGGGCATGGCGAAAGGCGCGGCGGCGGCGCAGATCGAGGGCCGCACCATCGAGGACAAAGTGGCGCTGCTGGCCAGCCGTGGCATCGATTTCCATACGCTGCCATCGTGGCAGTTGCGCGGGACCGGGTTTTACTGGGTGGACGACGAGAAGCGCGGATACAACCCGAAAGAACAGCGTGAGGTGGTGTCGAGCAAGCGTGCGATCAAAACGGATATTTATTTGCCAGAAGGCGAGGCATACGCTCAATTGGTCCGAGGTATGCTTCCCTGATGACTTGCGTCGTTCCTGCCGACGGCAGAAACGACGCAGGCTTACATATTCCTTCTGTACTGCCCACCCACCTCGAACAACGCAGTCGTAATCTGCCCCAGCGAGCAAACCCGCACCGCTTCCATCAGCTTTTCGAACACGTTCGCATTGTCGATGGCCGCCTGCTGCAATGCAGCCAGCACCTGCGGCGCCTGCTCGGCGTTGCGGCGATGGAAGTCGTCCAGGCGCGTCAACTGCGACTGCTTTTCCTCGTCCGTCGACCGCGCCAGTTCGATCTTTTGCGGCGTGTCGTTCGCCTTCGGATTGCGGAAGGTGTTCACGCCGATGATCGGCAAGGTGCCGTCGTGCTTCTGGTGCTCGTACAGCATCGACTCTTCCTGGATCTTGCCGCGCTGGTAGCCGGTTTCCATCGCTCCGAGCACACCGCCACGTTCGGCGATGCGTTCGAACTCCTGCAGCACCGCTTCTTCCACCAGGTCGGTCAATTCCTCGATGATGAACGAACCCTGGTTCGGATTCTCGTTCTTGGCCAGGCCCCATTCGCGGTTGATGATCAGCTGGATCGCCAGCGCGCGCCGCACCGATTCGTCGGTCGGCGTGGTGATCGCCTCGTCGT of the Massilia violaceinigra genome contains:
- a CDS encoding AAA family ATPase, with the protein product MEAIIFVGLQASGKSTFYKNNYFNTHLRISNDLLKTKYREKKLLEICLETSMPFVVDNTNPTREVRAKYIDVLKGSKFRIICVYFRIDLERSLAWNRGRSGAALVPDVGIFDTHKRIDVPTMAEGFDELHYVDIIDDQFIVKAWHEI
- a CDS encoding tRNA(His) guanylyltransferase Thg1 family protein; protein product: MMRVYETANDRCVEQGVYMVARIDGRSFTKLTKEKVSFEAPFDVRFRELMADTTRHLMTCGFKVTYGYSESDEISLLFDLDINVYGRKVRKYNSILAGEASAKFSLMLGELAAFDCRICELPDRKTVVDYFRWRNEDAHRNGLNAHCYWMLRNEGMAKGAAAAQIEGRTIEDKVALLASRGIDFHTLPSWQLRGTGFYWVDDEKRGYNPKEQREVVSSKRAIKTDIYLPEGEAYAQLVRGMLP